One Malus domestica chromosome 11, GDT2T_hap1 genomic region harbors:
- the LOC103410558 gene encoding pentatricopeptide repeat-containing protein At1g62350-like: MFLFFQIYDVVRKEIWYRPDMFFYRDMLMMLARNKKVDETKKVWGDLKREEVLFDQHTFGDIMRAFLDSGLPLEAKEIYGEMTQSPDPPISLPFRVILKGLLPYPELREKVKDDFLELFPDMIVYDPPEDLFEDKEWKRESEDDD, translated from the coding sequence atgtttttatttttccagATATATGATGTGGTTCGTAAAGAGATTTGGTATAGACCGGACATGTTCTTTTACAGGGACATGCTTATGATGcttgcaagaaacaaaaaggtgGATGAAACAAAGAAGGTTTGGGGAGATCTGAAGAGAGAGGAAGTTCTATTTGATCAACATACTTTCGGGGACATCATGAGGGCTTTCCTAGATAGTGGTTTGCCCTTAGAGGCAAAGGAGATATATGGTGAAATGACACAATCACCTGATCCTCCAATCTCACTGCCGTTTAGGGTAATATTGAAGGGCCTCCTCCCGTACCCAGAACTGAGGGAGAAGGTGAAAGATGACTTCTTGGAGCTATTTCCTGATATGATCGTCTATGACCCACCTGAAGACTTATTTGAAGACAAAGAATGGAAAAGAGAGAGTGAAGATGATGACTAA